CGTTGACACTTAGTCCTGTCATGTGTTCTCTGATATTAAAGCCGGATAGTGGAAAAAAGAAAAATATTGTTTTCAGGAAAATCAATGAATGGCTGGGCATTGGCAGCAATAAATATGTAGCTGCCGTAACCCGTACTATCAAACATCCACGTCGGGTATTGAGTGCTTTCGGAATGGTATTGATTGCGATTTTGCTGATTCACCGTTTTATTCCGACCAGTTTTCTGCCGGTAGAAGACCAGGGATATTTCAAGATTGAACTCGAATTGCCTGAGGGAGCTACTTTGGAACGTACGCGCATCGTAACAGAACGTGCCATTGCTTACTTGGAAAAGAATCCATATATCGAATATATACAGAATGTGACGGGAAGCAGCCCGCGTGTAGGAAGCAACCAGGGACGTGCCGAACTGACGGTTATTCTCAAGCCTTGGGAAGAACGCAAGAACACCAGTATTGAAAAGATAATGGATACGGTGGAAAAGCACCTCAGGGAATACCCGGAATGTAAAGTTTATCTTTCCACTCCGCCGGTAATACCGGGATTGGGTAGCTCGGGTGGTTTTGAAATGCAGTTGGAAGCCCGTGGCGAAGCAACTTTTGATAATTTGGTGGATGCGGCGGATACATTGATGTATTACGCGTCCAAGCGCAAGGAACTGGCAGGTTTGTCCTCTTCCCTGCAATCGGAGATACCGCAACTCTACTTTGATGTAGACCGTGACAAAGTGAAGATGCTGGGTGTACCTTTGGCCGATGTGTTTTCTACAATGAAAGCCTATACCGGTTCGGTGTACGTGAATGACTTTAATATGTTCAACCGTATATATAAGGTATATATCCAGGCGGAAGCTCCTTATCGTGAACATAAGGATAATATCAATTTATTTTTTGTGAAGGCGTCCAATGGAGCTATGGTGCCGCTGACTTCTTTAGGAAACGCGTCCTATACCACAGGACCGGGCAGTATCAAGCGTTTTAATATGTTTACTGCAGCCGTCATTCGCGGAGCAGCTGCGCAAGGATACAGTTCCGGACAGGCTATGGAGATAATGGAGCAGATTGCCCGTGACCATCTTCCCGATAATATCGGTTTGGAATGGAGTGGACTTTCTTATCAGGAAAAGCAGGCTGGCGGTCAGACAGGTATGGTGATGGCGTTAGTGTTCCTGTTTGTTTTTCTTTTCCTTGCCGCACAATATGAGAGTTGGACAGTGCCTATCGCGGTATTGCTTTCTTTGCCGGTTGCCGCTTTGGGAGCCTATTTGGGAGTTTGGATTTGCGGGTTGGAAAACGATATTTATTTCCAAATCGGATTGGTAATGTTGGTAGGGCTTGCCGCCAAGAATGCGATTCTGATTGTAGAGTTTGCCAAGGTACAGGTGGATAAGGGAGAAGATTTGGTGCAGTCGGCCATTTATGCAGCCCGGTTGCGTTTCCGTCCGATTCTGATGACATCCCTTGCGTTCGTTCTTGGTATGCTTCCGATGGTATTGGCAAGCGGTCCCGGTTCGGCAAGCCGGCAGGCAATTGGTACGGGTGTATTCTTCGGAATGATATTTGCCATTGTATTCGGTATCATTCTCGTACCGTTCTTCTTTGTGATGGTATATAAGACGAAGTCGAAAATCTTAAGACATAAGAAATAATGAAACGAAAGAAACTATATATTGCTGTCTTATTGCTTGCAGGAGTCTTGACTTCCTGCAAGGTAGGAAAAAGCTATGTCCGTCCCGACCTTCATCTGCCCGATAGTCTGGCGCAACATCAGGATTCAGCCAGCTTCGGCGACCAGGATTGGAAAGATATATACACGGATTCTACTTTGCGAAGCTTGATAGAACGTGCATTGAATCATAATAAAGATATGCTGATAGCCGCCGCCCGTGTGCAGGAAATGGCTGCTCAGAAACGAATCTCTACCGCGGCACTGCTACCGGACATTAAAGGGAAAGTGACCGCAGAACGTGAACTGGAGAATCATGGGGGAGATGCTTTCAAGAGATCGGATACGTTCGAAGCCCAGTTCCTGGTTTCGTGGGAACTCGACCTTTGGGGAAACTTGCGTTGGGCGCGTTCCGCCAGTGTTGCCGAATACCTGCAATCCATAGAAGCGCAACGGGCACTTAGGATGACGATTGTAGCGGAAGTGGCACAGGCTTATTATGAACTGGTGGCTTTGGATACGGAACTGGATATTGTAAAACAGACTTTGAAAGCCCGTGAAGAAGGTGTCCGCCTGGCGCGTATCCGTTTTGCCGGGGGATTGACTTCAGAGACTTCTTACCGTCAGTCACAAGTGGAATTGGCGCGTACGGCAACATTAGTGCCGGACTTGGAACGTAAAATCTCTCTGAAAGAAAACGATATTGCTTTTCTTGCAGGTGAGTATCCTAACAAGATAGCCCGTTCCCGTTTGCTTCAGGAGTTCAATTCTCCGAAGATGCTGCCGGTAGGCTTACCGTCCACTTTGTTGGAACGTCGTCCCGACGTTCGCCAAGCAGAACAGAAATTGATTGCCGCCAATGCGAAAGTGGGAGTGGCTTATACGAATATGTTCCCTCGCCTGGCACTGACCGGTGGTTTCGGTACGGAAAGTACTTCTCTGTCCAGCCTCTTGAAATCTCCCTATGCCGTTATGGAAGGAGCTCTGTTGACTCCTATCTTTGGTTGGGGCAAGAATCGTGCGGCACTGAAAGCGAAGAAAGCGGCTTATGAAGCCGAAGTACACAATTATGAGAAGTCTGTATTACAAGCCTTTAAGGAAACACGCAACGCAATTGTAAATTTCAATAAGATAAAAGAGGTATATGAGCTTCGAGCCAACCTTGAACGTTCGGCGAAGAGTTACATGGATCTTGCGCAACTTCAATACATTAATGGCGTTATCAATTATCTGGATGTGCTGGATGCCCAGCGTGGATACTTCGATGCCCAGATTGGTTTGAGCAATGCGATTCGTGACGAGTTGATTACTGTCGTGCAACTTTATAAAGCTTTAGGTGGTGGTTGGAAAAATGATTAGAAGTATAGTATTTCAAATGTTCCGAATAATCGAAATCAGAAGTTGAGACTTACGGATAAGGGCAGACAACTTATTTCATGAGAGTGTTTTGATAGTATTGAAATGTTTCATATTCAAGATACTCTAGCCAATTTTTTGATCTGCTTTTTGGAGAATGAATAATGCAGTGTTATGAACTTTTTGTA
The DNA window shown above is from Bacteroides faecium and carries:
- a CDS encoding efflux RND transporter permease subunit, yielding MKVTFFIDRPVFSAVISIVIVIVGIIGLTMLPVDQYPQITPPVVKISASYPGASALTVSQAVATPIEQEINGTPGMLYMESTSSNSGGFSATVTFDVSADPDLAAVEIQNRVKLAESRLPAEVIQNGISVEKQAPSQLMTLCLTSTDPKFDEIYLSNFATINVLDVIRRIPGVGRVSNIGSRYYAMQIWAQPDKLANFGLTVQDLQNALKDQNRESAAGVLGQQPVQGLDITIPITTQGRLSTVGQFEDIVVRANANGSIIRLKDVARVSLEASSYNTESGINGENAAILGIYMLPGANAMEVAGRVKEAMNEISKNFPEGLSYEIPFDMTTYISESIHEVYKTLFEALALVVLVVYLSLQSWRATLIPVVAVPISLIGTFGFMLIFGFSLNILTLLGLILAIGIVVDDAIVVVEGVEHIMETEKLSPYEATKKAMTGLSSALIATSLVLAAVFVPVSFLSGITGQLYRQFTVTIVVSVLISTVVALTLSPVMCSLILKPDSGKKKNIVFRKINEWLGIGSNKYVAAVTRTIKHPRRVLSAFGMVLIAILLIHRFIPTSFLPVEDQGYFKIELELPEGATLERTRIVTERAIAYLEKNPYIEYIQNVTGSSPRVGSNQGRAELTVILKPWEERKNTSIEKIMDTVEKHLREYPECKVYLSTPPVIPGLGSSGGFEMQLEARGEATFDNLVDAADTLMYYASKRKELAGLSSSLQSEIPQLYFDVDRDKVKMLGVPLADVFSTMKAYTGSVYVNDFNMFNRIYKVYIQAEAPYREHKDNINLFFVKASNGAMVPLTSLGNASYTTGPGSIKRFNMFTAAVIRGAAAQGYSSGQAMEIMEQIARDHLPDNIGLEWSGLSYQEKQAGGQTGMVMALVFLFVFLFLAAQYESWTVPIAVLLSLPVAALGAYLGVWICGLENDIYFQIGLVMLVGLAAKNAILIVEFAKVQVDKGEDLVQSAIYAARLRFRPILMTSLAFVLGMLPMVLASGPGSASRQAIGTGVFFGMIFAIVFGIILVPFFFVMVYKTKSKILRHKK
- a CDS encoding efflux transporter outer membrane subunit; the protein is MKRKKLYIAVLLLAGVLTSCKVGKSYVRPDLHLPDSLAQHQDSASFGDQDWKDIYTDSTLRSLIERALNHNKDMLIAAARVQEMAAQKRISTAALLPDIKGKVTAERELENHGGDAFKRSDTFEAQFLVSWELDLWGNLRWARSASVAEYLQSIEAQRALRMTIVAEVAQAYYELVALDTELDIVKQTLKAREEGVRLARIRFAGGLTSETSYRQSQVELARTATLVPDLERKISLKENDIAFLAGEYPNKIARSRLLQEFNSPKMLPVGLPSTLLERRPDVRQAEQKLIAANAKVGVAYTNMFPRLALTGGFGTESTSLSSLLKSPYAVMEGALLTPIFGWGKNRAALKAKKAAYEAEVHNYEKSVLQAFKETRNAIVNFNKIKEVYELRANLERSAKSYMDLAQLQYINGVINYLDVLDAQRGYFDAQIGLSNAIRDELITVVQLYKALGGGWKND